A genomic window from Neoarius graeffei isolate fNeoGra1 chromosome 5, fNeoGra1.pri, whole genome shotgun sequence includes:
- the ctps1b gene encoding CTP synthase 1b isoform X3 encodes MKYILVTGGVISGIGKGIIASSVGTILKSCGLHVTAIKIDPYINIDAGTFSPYEHGEVFVLDDGGEVDLDLGNYERFLDIRLTKDNNLTTGKVYQSVITKERRGDYLGKTVQVVPHITDAIQEWVMRQAKVSVDEDGVEPQVCVIELGGTVGDIESMPFIEAFRQFQFKVKRENFCNIHVSLVPQPSTTGEQKTKPTQNSVRELRGLGLSPDLIMCRCSKPLETAVKEKISMFCHVEPEQVICIRDVSSVYKVPVLMENQGMVDFFCRRLNLPIETKPCRMLTKWKEMSHRTDRLLESTSIALVGKYTKFSDSYASVIKALEHSALAINYKLEVKFIDSACLEQSTQQEEPVKYHEAWQKLCSADGVLVPGGFGVRGIEGKIHAINWARKKKKPFLGVCLGMQLAVCEFARNVLGWEDANSTEFDPDTKYPVVIEMPEHNPGQMGGTMRLGKRRTIFKSTSSILRKLYGDVEYVDERHRHRFEVNPELKHHLEEKGLRFVGQDQEGERMEIVEMEDHAYFVGVQYHPEFTSRPIKPSPPYLGLLLAAAGKLQSYLLKGCRLSPRDTYSDHSGSSSPDLELSH; translated from the exons ATGAAGTACATCTTGGTCACTGGTGGTGTTATATCTGGAATTGGTAAAGGCATTATTGCCAGCAGTGTGGGAACAATCCTCAAATCCTGCGGCCTCCATGTCACGGCTATCAAGATCGATCCTTACATTAATATTGACGCAGGCACATTCTCTCCCTACGAGCACG GTGAAGTGTTTGTGTTGGATGATGGTGGTGAAGTTGATCTGGATTTGGGAAACTATGAACGCTTTCTGGATATCCGGCTAACCAAAGACAACAACCTGACTACTGGGAAGGTTTATCAGTCTGTTATCAcaaaagagaggagaggagattaTCTTGGCAAAACAGTGCAAG TGGTACCACACATCACCGATGCCATTCAGGAATGGGTTATGCGGCAAGCCAAAGTGTCAGTGGATGAGGATGGGGTTGAGCCGCAAGTCTGTGTCATCGAG TTAGGAGGCACCGTGGGAGACATTGAAAGCATGCCTTTCATAGAAGCCTTCAGGCAGTTCCAGTTCAAAGTAAAACGAGAGAACTTCTGCAACATTCATGTCAGTCTTGTTCCTCAG CCCAGTACTACAGGAGAGCAAAAGACTAAACCGACACAAAACAGCGTGCGAGAGCTCCGTGGTCTGGGCCTGTCACCTGATCTG ATCATGTGCCGTTGTTCTAAACCTCTGGAAACTGCAGTGAAAGAGAAGATCTCTATGTTTTGTCACGTAGAGCCAGAGCAG gtCATCTGTATACGTGATGTGTCCTCAGTGTATAAAGTTCCAGTGCTCATGGAGAATCAGGGAATGGTGGATTTTTTTTGCAGACGGCTGAACCTGCCCATTGAGACAAAACCCTGCAGGATGCTTACCAAGTGGAAAGAAATGTCACATAG AACTGACCGCCTTTTGGAAAGCACATCGATCGCATTAGTTGGGAAGTACACCAAATTTTCAGACTCCTACGCATCAGTGATTAAAGCACTGGAACATTCTGCCCTCGCAATCAACTACAAGCTCGAGGTGAAA TTCATAGACTCAGCATGTCTGGAGCAGAGCACACAGCAGGAAGAACCAGTGAAGTATCATGAGGCCTGGCAGAAGCTCTGCAGTGCTGA TGGTGTTTTGGTACCAGGAGGATTTGGGGTACGAGGCATTGAGGGAAAGATTCACGCTATTAACTGGgcaaggaaaaagaaaaagccctttttag GTGTTTGTCTGGGCATGCAGCTCGCTGTGTGTGAATTTGCTCGCAATGTGCTTGGCTGGGAAG ATGCCAACTCCACTGAATTTGATCCTGACACAAAGTACCCAGTA GTGATTGAAATGCCAGAACATAATCCAGGACAAATGGGTGGCACTATGAGACTGGGGAAAAGACGAACCATCTTCAAAAGCACCTCAAGTATTCTCa GAAAATTGTATGGAGATGTTGAATATGTTGATGAAAGACACAGACATCGTTTTGAG GTGAATCCAGAGCTAAAGCATCACTTGGAGGAAAAAGGCCTCCGCTTTGTGGGCCAGGACCAGGAAGGTGAACGAATGGAAATCGTTGAAATGGAAG ATCACGCTTACTTCGTGGGAGTGCAGTACCATCCAGAGTTCACCTCTCGCCCCATTAAGCCTTCACCCCCCTACCTTGGCCTGCTTTTAGCAGCTGCaggaaaactacagagctacctgCTGAAAGGGTGCAGACTTTCACCACG AGACACATACAGTGACCACAGTGGCAGTAGTTCTCCAGATTTGGAGCTGTCACATTGA
- the ctps1b gene encoding CTP synthase 1b isoform X1 — MTKTSSVAARWRCTLITCLVLNMKYILVTGGVISGIGKGIIASSVGTILKSCGLHVTAIKIDPYINIDAGTFSPYEHGEVFVLDDGGEVDLDLGNYERFLDIRLTKDNNLTTGKVYQSVITKERRGDYLGKTVQVVPHITDAIQEWVMRQAKVSVDEDGVEPQVCVIELGGTVGDIESMPFIEAFRQFQFKVKRENFCNIHVSLVPQPSTTGEQKTKPTQNSVRELRGLGLSPDLIMCRCSKPLETAVKEKISMFCHVEPEQVICIRDVSSVYKVPVLMENQGMVDFFCRRLNLPIETKPCRMLTKWKEMSHRTDRLLESTSIALVGKYTKFSDSYASVIKALEHSALAINYKLEVKFIDSACLEQSTQQEEPVKYHEAWQKLCSADGVLVPGGFGVRGIEGKIHAINWARKKKKPFLGVCLGMQLAVCEFARNVLGWEDANSTEFDPDTKYPVVIEMPEHNPGQMGGTMRLGKRRTIFKSTSSILRKLYGDVEYVDERHRHRFEVNPELKHHLEEKGLRFVGQDQEGERMEIVEMEDHAYFVGVQYHPEFTSRPIKPSPPYLGLLLAAAGKLQSYLLKGCRLSPRDTYSDHSGSSSPDLELSH, encoded by the exons GTCTTGTCCTAAATATGAAGTACATCTTGGTCACTGGTGGTGTTATATCTGGAATTGGTAAAGGCATTATTGCCAGCAGTGTGGGAACAATCCTCAAATCCTGCGGCCTCCATGTCACGGCTATCAAGATCGATCCTTACATTAATATTGACGCAGGCACATTCTCTCCCTACGAGCACG GTGAAGTGTTTGTGTTGGATGATGGTGGTGAAGTTGATCTGGATTTGGGAAACTATGAACGCTTTCTGGATATCCGGCTAACCAAAGACAACAACCTGACTACTGGGAAGGTTTATCAGTCTGTTATCAcaaaagagaggagaggagattaTCTTGGCAAAACAGTGCAAG TGGTACCACACATCACCGATGCCATTCAGGAATGGGTTATGCGGCAAGCCAAAGTGTCAGTGGATGAGGATGGGGTTGAGCCGCAAGTCTGTGTCATCGAG TTAGGAGGCACCGTGGGAGACATTGAAAGCATGCCTTTCATAGAAGCCTTCAGGCAGTTCCAGTTCAAAGTAAAACGAGAGAACTTCTGCAACATTCATGTCAGTCTTGTTCCTCAG CCCAGTACTACAGGAGAGCAAAAGACTAAACCGACACAAAACAGCGTGCGAGAGCTCCGTGGTCTGGGCCTGTCACCTGATCTG ATCATGTGCCGTTGTTCTAAACCTCTGGAAACTGCAGTGAAAGAGAAGATCTCTATGTTTTGTCACGTAGAGCCAGAGCAG gtCATCTGTATACGTGATGTGTCCTCAGTGTATAAAGTTCCAGTGCTCATGGAGAATCAGGGAATGGTGGATTTTTTTTGCAGACGGCTGAACCTGCCCATTGAGACAAAACCCTGCAGGATGCTTACCAAGTGGAAAGAAATGTCACATAG AACTGACCGCCTTTTGGAAAGCACATCGATCGCATTAGTTGGGAAGTACACCAAATTTTCAGACTCCTACGCATCAGTGATTAAAGCACTGGAACATTCTGCCCTCGCAATCAACTACAAGCTCGAGGTGAAA TTCATAGACTCAGCATGTCTGGAGCAGAGCACACAGCAGGAAGAACCAGTGAAGTATCATGAGGCCTGGCAGAAGCTCTGCAGTGCTGA TGGTGTTTTGGTACCAGGAGGATTTGGGGTACGAGGCATTGAGGGAAAGATTCACGCTATTAACTGGgcaaggaaaaagaaaaagccctttttag GTGTTTGTCTGGGCATGCAGCTCGCTGTGTGTGAATTTGCTCGCAATGTGCTTGGCTGGGAAG ATGCCAACTCCACTGAATTTGATCCTGACACAAAGTACCCAGTA GTGATTGAAATGCCAGAACATAATCCAGGACAAATGGGTGGCACTATGAGACTGGGGAAAAGACGAACCATCTTCAAAAGCACCTCAAGTATTCTCa GAAAATTGTATGGAGATGTTGAATATGTTGATGAAAGACACAGACATCGTTTTGAG GTGAATCCAGAGCTAAAGCATCACTTGGAGGAAAAAGGCCTCCGCTTTGTGGGCCAGGACCAGGAAGGTGAACGAATGGAAATCGTTGAAATGGAAG ATCACGCTTACTTCGTGGGAGTGCAGTACCATCCAGAGTTCACCTCTCGCCCCATTAAGCCTTCACCCCCCTACCTTGGCCTGCTTTTAGCAGCTGCaggaaaactacagagctacctgCTGAAAGGGTGCAGACTTTCACCACG AGACACATACAGTGACCACAGTGGCAGTAGTTCTCCAGATTTGGAGCTGTCACATTGA
- the ctps1b gene encoding CTP synthase 1b isoform X2, with product MTKTSSVAARWRCTLITCLVLNMKYILVTGGVISGIGKGIIASSVGTILKSCGLHVTAIKIDPYINIDAGTFSPYEHGEVFVLDDGGEVDLDLGNYERFLDIRLTKDNNLTTGKVYQSVITKERRGDYLGKTVQVVPHITDAIQEWVMRQAKVSVDEDGVEPQVCVIELGGTVGDIESMPFIEAFRQFQFKVKRENFCNIHVSLVPQPSTTGEQKTKPTQNSVRELRGLGLSPDLIMCRCSKPLETAVKEKISMFCHVEPEQVICIRDVSSVYKVPVLMENQGMVDFFCRRLNLPIETKPCRMLTKWKEMSHRTDRLLESTSIALVGKYTKFSDSYASVIKALEHSALAINYKLEVKFIDSACLEQSTQQEEPVKYHEAWQKLCSADGVLVPGGFGVRGIEGKIHAINWARKKKKPFLGVCLGMQLAVCEFARNVLGWEDANSTEFDPDTKYPVVIEMPEHNPGQMGGTMRLGKRRTIFKSTSRKLYGDVEYVDERHRHRFEVNPELKHHLEEKGLRFVGQDQEGERMEIVEMEDHAYFVGVQYHPEFTSRPIKPSPPYLGLLLAAAGKLQSYLLKGCRLSPRDTYSDHSGSSSPDLELSH from the exons GTCTTGTCCTAAATATGAAGTACATCTTGGTCACTGGTGGTGTTATATCTGGAATTGGTAAAGGCATTATTGCCAGCAGTGTGGGAACAATCCTCAAATCCTGCGGCCTCCATGTCACGGCTATCAAGATCGATCCTTACATTAATATTGACGCAGGCACATTCTCTCCCTACGAGCACG GTGAAGTGTTTGTGTTGGATGATGGTGGTGAAGTTGATCTGGATTTGGGAAACTATGAACGCTTTCTGGATATCCGGCTAACCAAAGACAACAACCTGACTACTGGGAAGGTTTATCAGTCTGTTATCAcaaaagagaggagaggagattaTCTTGGCAAAACAGTGCAAG TGGTACCACACATCACCGATGCCATTCAGGAATGGGTTATGCGGCAAGCCAAAGTGTCAGTGGATGAGGATGGGGTTGAGCCGCAAGTCTGTGTCATCGAG TTAGGAGGCACCGTGGGAGACATTGAAAGCATGCCTTTCATAGAAGCCTTCAGGCAGTTCCAGTTCAAAGTAAAACGAGAGAACTTCTGCAACATTCATGTCAGTCTTGTTCCTCAG CCCAGTACTACAGGAGAGCAAAAGACTAAACCGACACAAAACAGCGTGCGAGAGCTCCGTGGTCTGGGCCTGTCACCTGATCTG ATCATGTGCCGTTGTTCTAAACCTCTGGAAACTGCAGTGAAAGAGAAGATCTCTATGTTTTGTCACGTAGAGCCAGAGCAG gtCATCTGTATACGTGATGTGTCCTCAGTGTATAAAGTTCCAGTGCTCATGGAGAATCAGGGAATGGTGGATTTTTTTTGCAGACGGCTGAACCTGCCCATTGAGACAAAACCCTGCAGGATGCTTACCAAGTGGAAAGAAATGTCACATAG AACTGACCGCCTTTTGGAAAGCACATCGATCGCATTAGTTGGGAAGTACACCAAATTTTCAGACTCCTACGCATCAGTGATTAAAGCACTGGAACATTCTGCCCTCGCAATCAACTACAAGCTCGAGGTGAAA TTCATAGACTCAGCATGTCTGGAGCAGAGCACACAGCAGGAAGAACCAGTGAAGTATCATGAGGCCTGGCAGAAGCTCTGCAGTGCTGA TGGTGTTTTGGTACCAGGAGGATTTGGGGTACGAGGCATTGAGGGAAAGATTCACGCTATTAACTGGgcaaggaaaaagaaaaagccctttttag GTGTTTGTCTGGGCATGCAGCTCGCTGTGTGTGAATTTGCTCGCAATGTGCTTGGCTGGGAAG ATGCCAACTCCACTGAATTTGATCCTGACACAAAGTACCCAGTA GTGATTGAAATGCCAGAACATAATCCAGGACAAATGGGTGGCACTATGAGACTGGGGAAAAGACGAACCATCTTCAAAAGCACCTCAA GAAAATTGTATGGAGATGTTGAATATGTTGATGAAAGACACAGACATCGTTTTGAG GTGAATCCAGAGCTAAAGCATCACTTGGAGGAAAAAGGCCTCCGCTTTGTGGGCCAGGACCAGGAAGGTGAACGAATGGAAATCGTTGAAATGGAAG ATCACGCTTACTTCGTGGGAGTGCAGTACCATCCAGAGTTCACCTCTCGCCCCATTAAGCCTTCACCCCCCTACCTTGGCCTGCTTTTAGCAGCTGCaggaaaactacagagctacctgCTGAAAGGGTGCAGACTTTCACCACG AGACACATACAGTGACCACAGTGGCAGTAGTTCTCCAGATTTGGAGCTGTCACATTGA